A single window of Dichotomicrobium thermohalophilum DNA harbors:
- a CDS encoding Crp/Fnr family transcriptional regulator, which produces MPEADQELILPKLELLKAGANETIAAQGEGAQSLFYLLTGTVRLVRLDQNGRRIVSGFGFGGNLSADRGDFLGLGFDDVFPYSIEAVTDAALWRFPRAELMALNEGNLDLKEQISGMASQEYHRTQTHLDTIMEGAVQAKLARFLLVLAERIGHADPGGTKVSLSMTRQDIADHLWHSIESISRAFTTLRDAELIGYQEDQPHLVVFNKTSLSSIALDAD; this is translated from the coding sequence TTGCCCGAAGCCGATCAAGAATTGATCCTGCCCAAGCTGGAGTTGCTCAAAGCGGGTGCGAACGAGACGATCGCGGCCCAGGGCGAGGGCGCCCAGAGCTTGTTTTACCTGCTGACTGGAACGGTTCGCTTAGTCCGCCTGGACCAGAACGGGCGCCGCATCGTATCCGGCTTCGGGTTTGGGGGCAATTTGTCAGCAGATCGCGGTGATTTCCTTGGCCTCGGTTTCGATGACGTCTTCCCGTACTCTATCGAAGCAGTGACCGATGCGGCCTTGTGGCGGTTTCCGCGTGCCGAGTTGATGGCTCTGAATGAGGGAAATCTGGATCTGAAGGAGCAGATTTCCGGCATGGCGTCACAGGAGTACCACAGAACGCAGACGCACCTCGACACCATCATGGAAGGCGCGGTCCAGGCGAAGCTCGCCAGGTTTTTACTGGTTCTCGCTGAGCGTATTGGCCACGCTGACCCAGGAGGGACGAAGGTATCGCTGAGCATGACCCGCCAGGACATTGCCGATCACCTCTGGCATAGCATCGAGTCCATCAGCCGCGCATTCACGACCCTGCGGGATGCGGAACTGATTGGATACCAGGAAGATCAGCCTCATCTGGTCGTCTTTAATAAGACCAGTCTGTCCAGCATAGCTCTCGACGCCGACTGA
- a CDS encoding carboxymuconolactone decarboxylase family protein, giving the protein MKTLMLPTVLMALVMAAVPASNVQGQEPPTFMKKTFPEQGVEAAWQEFQAVMGPGTALEPKTKELIALAVAAQIPCDYCVHYHTAAAKAQGASQAEIKDALASSALVRQWSTMLNGSEYDDETWRQEVDAMFAGQ; this is encoded by the coding sequence ATGAAAACCCTGATGCTGCCAACTGTTCTCATGGCACTGGTCATGGCTGCCGTTCCTGCCAGCAACGTTCAGGGTCAGGAACCGCCGACTTTCATGAAGAAGACTTTCCCGGAGCAGGGCGTCGAGGCGGCCTGGCAGGAGTTTCAGGCCGTGATGGGCCCGGGCACGGCGCTCGAACCCAAGACCAAGGAATTGATCGCGCTGGCCGTGGCCGCACAGATACCATGCGATTACTGCGTCCATTATCACACGGCTGCGGCGAAGGCGCAGGGAGCGTCGCAGGCCGAGATCAAGGACGCGTTGGCATCGTCCGCACTTGTTCGCCAGTGGAGCACGATGCTCAACGGCTCGGAGTACGATGACGAGACCTGGCGTCAGGAGGTCGACGCGATGTTCGCCGGCCAATGA
- a CDS encoding phytanoyl-CoA dioxygenase family protein, with amino-acid sequence MLAEDIQKHACRAMTAEQRARYFDDGFTLLPSFVEPEWIAALNDAVGKLVERSRSVTASDSVFDLEPDHTPENPRLRRVSSPCDQDDIFWRFLTESRLADALADVVGPDVKFYQAKLNFKWAKGGAEVSWHQDQPFFPHTNHAVLTCGIYLNDCGPEQGPLMCIPGSHKGEIYDHYDDAGVWRGELRKSAAAQVPADRAVELSGPVGSVTMHNYRTLHASRKNESDLGRPLLLFVISAADAMPYTAQPLKSRYEQAIIRGEPARFAHHEPGSYRLPPDWSGGYTSIFSAQQQEDVAAM; translated from the coding sequence ATGCTTGCCGAGGACATCCAGAAACATGCCTGCCGTGCCATGACCGCGGAGCAGCGTGCCCGCTATTTCGACGATGGTTTCACCCTGCTGCCGTCTTTCGTGGAGCCGGAATGGATCGCGGCTCTCAATGATGCCGTCGGGAAGCTCGTGGAGCGCAGCCGTTCGGTCACGGCCTCGGATTCCGTATTTGACCTGGAGCCGGACCACACCCCGGAAAATCCGCGGTTGCGCCGTGTCTCCAGCCCGTGCGATCAGGACGACATCTTCTGGCGCTTCCTCACCGAGAGTCGGCTGGCCGACGCCCTCGCCGATGTCGTCGGACCGGATGTAAAGTTCTACCAGGCGAAGCTGAACTTCAAATGGGCCAAGGGCGGCGCCGAAGTCTCATGGCACCAGGATCAGCCGTTCTTCCCGCACACCAACCACGCCGTTCTGACCTGCGGCATTTACCTGAACGACTGCGGACCGGAGCAGGGGCCGCTCATGTGCATCCCCGGCAGTCACAAGGGCGAGATTTACGATCACTACGACGACGCGGGCGTCTGGCGCGGAGAACTGCGCAAGAGCGCGGCCGCGCAGGTGCCGGCGGATCGTGCCGTCGAGCTGTCCGGCCCCGTGGGGTCGGTGACCATGCATAACTACAGGACGCTTCATGCCTCGCGGAAGAACGAGTCCGATCTTGGCAGGCCGCTGCTGCTGTTCGTGATCTCGGCTGCAGACGCCATGCCCTATACCGCGCAGCCGTTGAAATCACGCTACGAGCAGGCGATCATTCGAGGTGAGCCGGCCCGTTTCGCGCACCATGAGCCGGGTAGCTATCGTCTGCCGCCGGACTGGAGCGGCGGCTACACCTCGATCTTCTCGGCGCAGCAGCAGGAAGACGTGGCGGCCATGTAA
- a CDS encoding TIGR00730 family Rossman fold protein yields MSGTPLSVTEKGESLLSSRSGKPVSSGERLAIDDRDFLRREEMRSHRIALEFERAELGLQDRAIESTIVVFGSARAVAGRAGGDAEPRTEQPPNGIGALLAQSYEVAREFGRIASERGGAFASDSGMHQNVVTTGAGPGIMEAANRGAYEAGAPTIGLNIEIPSEQTPNEYITPGLCFSFHYFAIRKMHFAMRANALVAFPGGFGTLDELFEILTLKQTRKTDGLPVILFCRDYWKRIVDFDALVQFGMIGKEDVELFQFVDSAEEAWQVMLDRGLTIPTPLKEE; encoded by the coding sequence ATGTCGGGAACGCCGCTGTCCGTGACTGAGAAAGGAGAGTCTCTGTTGTCCTCCCGTTCCGGTAAGCCAGTTTCGAGTGGCGAGAGGCTTGCGATTGACGACCGCGACTTTTTGCGGCGCGAGGAAATGCGCAGCCACCGTATCGCGCTTGAATTCGAAAGGGCTGAACTCGGCCTTCAGGATCGCGCTATCGAGTCCACCATCGTTGTCTTTGGCAGTGCACGGGCGGTTGCCGGCCGCGCCGGCGGCGACGCTGAGCCGCGAACCGAGCAACCCCCGAATGGTATCGGCGCCCTGCTGGCGCAGAGCTACGAGGTTGCACGAGAATTCGGACGCATTGCGTCGGAAAGGGGCGGCGCCTTCGCATCGGACAGCGGGATGCACCAGAACGTGGTGACCACCGGCGCCGGCCCCGGCATCATGGAAGCAGCGAACCGGGGAGCGTATGAGGCGGGCGCGCCAACGATTGGCCTGAATATCGAGATCCCCTCAGAGCAAACCCCGAATGAATACATTACGCCGGGCTTGTGCTTCAGTTTCCACTACTTCGCCATCCGCAAGATGCATTTTGCAATGCGCGCCAATGCGCTGGTGGCGTTCCCCGGCGGCTTTGGGACGCTCGACGAATTGTTCGAGATCCTGACCTTGAAGCAGACTCGCAAAACGGATGGTCTGCCCGTCATCCTGTTCTGCCGCGACTATTGGAAACGCATCGTCGACTTCGACGCTCTGGTTCAGTTCGGCATGATCGGGAAAGAGGACGTCGAGCTTTTTCAGTTCGTCGACAGCGCTGAAGAGGCTTGGCAGGTGATGCTCGATCGCGGCCTCACGATCCCGACGCCTCTGAAAGAGGAATGA
- a CDS encoding GntR family transcriptional regulator, which translates to MSETEGAVSGPSTEGATLTEVAYREIEERIVTLRLLPGEVLSEARLVSTLGIGRTPIREALQRLAREGLVVIMPRRGVVVSEINVKKQLELLLVRRELERLMARLAARRATNEEREHFARIAADMRESADANDDVMFMRLDGELNHLLSETCRNAYAQGAMSLMQGLSRRFWYVHYKQVLDLPKCASLHADLADAIASADEEAAALASDRLIDYLETFTRASLDAPPQIQGAKVSPS; encoded by the coding sequence ATGTCGGAAACGGAAGGCGCGGTATCAGGCCCATCGACAGAAGGCGCAACGCTGACCGAGGTGGCCTACAGAGAAATCGAGGAGCGCATCGTCACGCTCAGATTGCTGCCCGGTGAAGTCCTGTCGGAGGCGCGGCTGGTCTCGACCCTCGGCATCGGCCGCACGCCGATCCGCGAAGCGCTCCAGCGTCTCGCGCGAGAAGGGCTTGTTGTAATCATGCCGCGGCGGGGTGTGGTCGTCTCGGAGATCAACGTCAAGAAACAGCTGGAATTGCTGCTGGTTCGCCGCGAGCTGGAGCGGCTGATGGCGCGGCTGGCGGCCCGGCGCGCGACGAACGAGGAACGCGAGCACTTCGCCCGGATTGCGGCCGACATGCGCGAAAGCGCCGACGCCAACGACGATGTCATGTTCATGCGCCTGGACGGCGAGCTGAACCACCTCCTGTCGGAGACCTGCCGCAACGCCTACGCGCAGGGCGCCATGTCTCTCATGCAGGGCCTCTCCCGCCGCTTCTGGTACGTCCATTACAAGCAGGTGCTGGACCTGCCGAAATGCGCCAGCCTCCATGCCGATCTGGCCGATGCGATCGCCTCAGCCGATGAGGAGGCGGCCGCACTGGCCTCGGACCGTCTGATCGACTACCTCGAAACCTTCACGCGCGCCTCGCTTGATGCACCGCCGCAGATCCAAGGCGCGAAGGTCAGTCCAAGCTAG
- a CDS encoding TRAP transporter large permease, translated as MKYQYSKSLISGTICAGGSLGTIIPPSVVVVVLGPIADVSIGDLMVGMIFPGLILSGLYIIYIVGLCILRPQTAPRVDDGADDPPFLQKVTITVKALVPPLVMIFAVLGSIMLGWAAPTEAAALGAVGAFLMSILYGRFSFGMFGAALVKTITVTSMIMFILMAGSLFTGVFVGSGGMSIMRDMIGALELSPAMLLVIFLLLVFIAGFFLEWISILLIFVPIFMPFVRDLGFEPVWFCMLLLVMIQTSYLTPPMAPAIFYLRGVAPRDITLRHMYAGVIPFIVIQLIALAIVAAFPQTALWLPNQVLGFN; from the coding sequence ATGAAGTACCAGTATTCCAAGTCGCTGATATCCGGCACGATCTGCGCGGGCGGATCGCTTGGAACAATCATTCCGCCTTCCGTCGTGGTGGTTGTGCTGGGGCCGATCGCCGATGTCTCGATTGGCGATCTCATGGTCGGCATGATCTTTCCCGGGCTGATCCTTTCCGGGCTTTACATCATTTACATCGTCGGCCTGTGCATCCTGCGGCCGCAAACGGCGCCGCGCGTGGACGACGGTGCTGACGACCCGCCTTTCCTGCAAAAGGTAACCATTACGGTCAAGGCGCTGGTTCCGCCGCTTGTCATGATCTTCGCTGTTCTCGGCTCGATCATGCTGGGGTGGGCGGCCCCGACCGAGGCGGCGGCGCTGGGCGCGGTGGGCGCCTTCCTGATGTCGATCCTCTATGGACGCTTTTCGTTCGGCATGTTTGGCGCGGCGCTGGTCAAGACCATCACCGTGACCTCGATGATCATGTTCATCCTGATGGCGGGCAGCCTGTTCACCGGGGTCTTTGTCGGCTCGGGCGGCATGAGCATCATGCGCGACATGATCGGCGCGCTGGAGCTGAGCCCCGCGATGCTGCTGGTCATCTTCCTGCTGCTCGTCTTCATCGCCGGCTTCTTCCTGGAGTGGATTTCGATCTTGCTCATTTTCGTGCCGATCTTCATGCCCTTCGTCCGCGATCTGGGCTTCGAGCCGGTTTGGTTCTGCATGCTGCTGCTGGTGATGATCCAGACGAGTTATCTGACGCCGCCGATGGCCCCGGCCATCTTCTATCTGCGCGGCGTCGCCCCGCGGGATATCACGCTGCGTCACATGTATGCCGGCGTGATACCCTTCATCGTGATCCAGCTTATCGCACTGGCGATCGTCGCGGCGTTCCCGCAGACGGCGTTGTGGCTGCCCAACCAGGTGTTGGGTTTCAACTGA
- a CDS encoding GlxA family transcriptional regulator — MTIIQRPIHVSLAGLSGALSTPITGLYESLHAFPLLRGLFDDIPSESPFDVDIVAARKTKTMTASGLPLSIHRTIDELNETDIVIVPSMLCPEGYEWRTGDHPELVAWMRDMHANGALLCSACSGALVLAETGLLDGRCATIHWAFAPTFERNFPSIKLCVEEVLVTAGDRSELVMSGASASWTDLLLYLVARFTKPSTARALAKFMLMQWHTEGQAPFLPFCPPSRHGDSMVLSSQQWLLGNYSVGRPVEAMTRMAGVSGRTLERRFKQATGYKPIEYVARIRVEEGKRRLEQSDAPIEQISWEVGYEDAAAFRRLFKRITRLTPSEYRKRFQAPKLH, encoded by the coding sequence ATGACGATCATCCAGCGGCCGATTCACGTCAGTCTGGCGGGCCTGTCAGGCGCCCTCTCCACGCCGATAACCGGGCTTTACGAAAGCCTCCACGCCTTCCCGCTGCTTCGGGGGTTGTTCGACGACATCCCAAGCGAGTCGCCGTTTGATGTCGACATCGTCGCTGCGCGGAAAACCAAAACGATGACTGCGAGTGGATTGCCACTGAGCATCCACCGCACGATTGACGAACTGAATGAGACGGACATCGTCATCGTTCCCTCGATGCTGTGCCCGGAGGGATACGAATGGCGAACCGGCGATCACCCGGAATTAGTTGCCTGGATGCGGGACATGCACGCAAACGGCGCGCTCTTGTGTTCGGCCTGCTCCGGCGCGTTGGTGCTCGCCGAAACCGGGCTGCTGGACGGCCGGTGTGCGACAATCCACTGGGCCTTCGCGCCCACCTTTGAGCGCAATTTTCCGTCGATCAAGTTGTGCGTCGAGGAAGTGCTGGTTACGGCCGGCGATCGGAGCGAACTGGTCATGTCGGGCGCGAGCGCATCATGGACCGATCTGCTTCTTTACCTGGTCGCCCGGTTCACGAAGCCATCGACTGCGCGCGCGCTCGCCAAGTTCATGCTGATGCAGTGGCACACTGAGGGTCAGGCACCTTTCCTCCCGTTTTGTCCGCCGAGTCGTCACGGGGACAGCATGGTCCTCAGTTCCCAGCAGTGGCTGTTGGGGAACTACTCGGTCGGCCGCCCGGTCGAGGCAATGACGCGCATGGCCGGCGTTTCCGGGCGCACTCTGGAGCGCCGCTTCAAACAGGCGACGGGTTACAAGCCGATCGAATACGTCGCCCGCATCCGCGTGGAAGAAGGAAAGCGCCGCCTGGAGCAGAGTGACGCACCGATCGAGCAGATCAGCTGGGAAGTGGGCTACGAGGATGCAGCGGCATTCCGCCGCCTGTTCAAGCGGATAACACGCCTGACGCCGAGCGAGTATCGCAAGCGGTTCCAGGCGCCGAAACTCCACTAA
- a CDS encoding TRAP transporter small permease subunit codes for MISIIRFIETITRAVGYTAALVVIPLALGVSYEVFARYFFGAPTIWAFELGYTLMGVHFLLGGALTLQKQAHVRIDLIYARLSPRMRAVLDLTLYLVLILPCLYLISDRLIEYASSAYQSGERSGNSAWNPVIWPFRAIIAFSFVLLLLQVIAECLKAVRAIFGRADYPETPAATEQQQ; via the coding sequence ATGATCTCCATCATCCGGTTCATTGAAACGATCACCCGCGCGGTGGGGTACACGGCTGCGCTGGTCGTCATACCGCTTGCCCTCGGGGTGAGCTATGAGGTGTTCGCGCGCTACTTCTTCGGCGCGCCGACCATCTGGGCGTTCGAGCTTGGCTACACGCTGATGGGCGTGCATTTCCTGCTCGGCGGCGCGCTCACGCTGCAGAAGCAGGCACATGTCCGCATAGACCTCATCTACGCCCGGCTCTCCCCGCGCATGCGCGCGGTACTGGACCTGACGCTTTACCTGGTGCTGATCCTGCCGTGTCTTTACCTGATTTCGGATCGGCTTATTGAGTACGCCAGCAGCGCCTATCAGTCCGGCGAGCGTTCGGGCAATTCGGCATGGAACCCGGTCATCTGGCCGTTCCGTGCGATCATCGCCTTCAGCTTCGTGCTGCTCCTTCTGCAGGTCATCGCGGAATGTCTGAAAGCGGTCCGCGCGATCTTCGGGCGCGCCGATTATCCTGAGACCCCCGCCGCCACGGAGCAGCAGCAATGA
- the panB gene encoding 3-methyl-2-oxobutanoate hydroxymethyltransferase, which produces MADAAERKKRTITEIRNSKKTGERMVYTSVPDYTSASWAEKAGVDVCVVGDSLAMVAHGHKSTIPATMDMMVMHAQAVRRGAPNTFVLGCMPYQSYNTVDRALTNATRFMQDADCDAVKPQGGRSQAHILKALVDAGIPTASHIGLTPHTIAMFGGFKIQGRTVDGAMKILEDALAIQDAGCFMLEFEAVPGPIAAMISQELEIPTIGIGAGAGTDGQILLSYDLLGVFTDFKPKFTKRYANLTEVAVNGLSQYVREVKEGVFPDEDHSYGADPDVLDAFADAIAKRRQI; this is translated from the coding sequence ATGGCGGACGCGGCGGAACGAAAGAAGCGCACAATCACGGAAATTCGCAATTCCAAGAAAACCGGCGAACGGATGGTGTACACCTCCGTTCCGGATTACACCTCCGCGTCCTGGGCGGAGAAGGCGGGCGTCGACGTGTGCGTTGTCGGCGATTCGCTGGCGATGGTTGCCCATGGCCACAAGAGCACGATCCCCGCCACGATGGATATGATGGTCATGCACGCGCAGGCCGTCAGGCGCGGCGCGCCCAACACTTTCGTCCTCGGCTGCATGCCCTACCAGAGCTACAACACTGTTGACCGCGCCCTGACGAACGCCACGCGTTTCATGCAGGACGCCGACTGCGACGCCGTGAAGCCGCAAGGCGGCCGGTCGCAGGCGCATATTCTCAAGGCGCTGGTGGACGCAGGTATCCCGACGGCCTCCCATATAGGCCTGACGCCGCACACCATCGCCATGTTTGGCGGGTTCAAGATTCAGGGGCGGACCGTCGACGGGGCCATGAAGATCCTGGAGGACGCCCTGGCGATCCAGGACGCCGGCTGCTTCATGCTCGAATTCGAAGCCGTGCCCGGTCCGATCGCCGCAATGATTTCGCAGGAACTCGAAATCCCGACAATCGGCATCGGAGCCGGCGCGGGCACGGACGGGCAGATCTTGTTGTCGTACGATTTGCTTGGCGTTTTCACCGACTTCAAGCCAAAGTTCACCAAGCGCTACGCCAACCTGACCGAGGTCGCGGTCAACGGCCTGAGCCAGTACGTCAGGGAGGTCAAGGAGGGCGTGTTCCCGGACGAGGATCATTCTTACGGCGCTGATCCGGACGTCCTCGACGCGTTCGCCGATGCAATCGCCAAGCGTCGCCAAATTTAA
- the dctP gene encoding TRAP transporter substrate-binding protein DctP, giving the protein MKLKFPRRAFLAGAALSAGLALAGASASAQDTHSFKMATGWSGGPLMEIGAKAFAENVERMSDGRITIEVFPAGTLGPGLKVSETVNNGVAEMGHTWIGYDWGIDPTAVLFGGFAGSFDSERMLHWLYRGGGADMQAAWRMERFNLVSMPLFIRTSEVFLHSRKPVRTLEDLQGLKLRTAGAWLEISKSMGAAPVTMPGGDVYPALERGAIDATEWGTLWENISPGFHRVTKYVIIPGVHQPTAPFELVINNDAWNSLSESDQALIRDAAFKTTMDSWLTIGQEDAKALAFFREQGNEVIELDPEVQYEAREAGLAWAEEKAAENDWFKRVLESQKEFADLWKDSGRYRNVKVRQ; this is encoded by the coding sequence ATGAAGCTCAAGTTTCCCCGACGCGCGTTCCTGGCGGGCGCGGCGCTGTCCGCCGGGCTCGCCCTGGCGGGTGCCAGCGCGAGTGCCCAGGATACTCACTCCTTCAAGATGGCCACGGGCTGGTCTGGCGGACCGCTGATGGAGATCGGCGCAAAGGCGTTCGCGGAGAACGTCGAGCGCATGTCCGACGGCCGGATCACGATCGAGGTTTTCCCCGCGGGCACGCTTGGGCCGGGTTTGAAGGTCTCCGAGACAGTCAACAACGGTGTCGCCGAAATGGGGCATACCTGGATCGGCTACGACTGGGGCATCGACCCGACCGCGGTGCTGTTCGGAGGCTTCGCCGGCTCGTTCGACAGCGAGCGTATGCTGCATTGGCTGTATCGCGGAGGCGGGGCCGATATGCAGGCCGCGTGGCGCATGGAGAGGTTCAACCTCGTTTCCATGCCGCTGTTCATTCGGACCTCCGAGGTCTTCCTGCACTCGCGCAAACCGGTCCGCACGCTGGAAGACCTGCAGGGTCTGAAGCTGCGCACGGCCGGCGCCTGGCTGGAAATCTCCAAGAGCATGGGCGCAGCGCCGGTCACGATGCCGGGCGGCGACGTCTATCCGGCGCTGGAGCGGGGCGCGATCGACGCGACCGAATGGGGCACGTTGTGGGAGAACATTTCGCCCGGTTTCCACCGCGTGACCAAGTACGTCATCATACCTGGCGTACATCAACCCACCGCGCCGTTCGAACTTGTCATCAACAATGACGCGTGGAACAGCCTGTCCGAGTCGGACCAGGCGCTGATCCGTGACGCAGCGTTCAAGACCACCATGGACAGCTGGCTCACGATCGGCCAGGAGGACGCGAAGGCTCTCGCCTTCTTCCGCGAGCAGGGCAACGAGGTGATCGAGCTCGATCCGGAGGTGCAGTACGAGGCGCGCGAGGCCGGCCTTGCCTGGGCCGAGGAGAAGGCCGCGGAGAACGACTGGTTCAAGCGCGTGCTTGAGAGCCAGAAGGAATTCGCCGACCTCTGGAAAGACTCGGGCCGCTACCGCAATGTGAAGGTTCGCCAATAA
- a CDS encoding class I SAM-dependent methyltransferase produces the protein MAQEMSSRNEFVDFWNEILVPKFVRFKHVLVDGLTHHSRQVFPTLNVKPGDKVVDVGCGFGDTAIELARTVGPSGSVLGLDCCDAFLQFGRDDARAQGIENVRFVEADVQTYPFAPEHDFCFSRFGTQFFENPVIALKNMRQSLKPGGTMTMIVWRTIEDNPWLGLPKQIVADYLPPPGDDARTCGPGPFSMADPDQVRLQLKSAGYEDVEFERIDAPVLVGATPDDAVAFQLALGPAGEIYREAGEIAEQRHEQITAALKSELARYETDEGILMQSSSWKVTARSPG, from the coding sequence ATGGCCCAGGAAATGTCATCGCGGAACGAATTCGTGGACTTCTGGAATGAAATTCTTGTTCCCAAATTCGTCCGCTTCAAGCACGTGCTCGTCGACGGCCTCACACACCACAGCCGGCAGGTCTTCCCGACGCTGAATGTGAAGCCCGGTGACAAGGTGGTCGATGTTGGCTGCGGCTTCGGTGATACGGCCATCGAACTGGCAAGGACCGTGGGCCCGTCCGGCTCAGTGCTCGGGCTGGACTGTTGCGATGCTTTTCTCCAATTCGGCCGCGACGACGCCCGCGCGCAGGGCATCGAGAACGTACGCTTCGTGGAAGCCGACGTGCAGACCTACCCCTTTGCGCCGGAGCATGACTTCTGCTTTTCGCGCTTTGGCACGCAGTTTTTCGAGAACCCCGTCATAGCCCTGAAGAACATGCGCCAGAGCCTCAAGCCCGGCGGGACGATGACAATGATCGTGTGGCGCACCATCGAGGACAATCCCTGGCTCGGACTGCCGAAGCAGATCGTCGCCGACTATCTGCCTCCGCCCGGTGATGATGCGCGGACTTGCGGACCGGGGCCGTTTTCCATGGCCGATCCGGACCAGGTGAGGCTTCAGCTCAAGAGCGCCGGATACGAGGACGTCGAATTCGAACGGATCGACGCGCCCGTCCTTGTCGGCGCCACCCCGGACGATGCGGTCGCGTTCCAGCTCGCGCTAGGGCCGGCGGGCGAGATCTACCGCGAGGCCGGCGAGATCGCCGAGCAGCGGCATGAGCAGATCACTGCCGCCCTCAAGAGTGAACTGGCGCGATACGAGACCGATGAAGGCATCCTCATGCAGTCCAGCTCTTGGAAAGTGACGGCACGGAGCCCGGGTTGA
- a CDS encoding isocitrate lyase/PEP mutase family protein — MSSDAESSSAFRALHHRDHAFVIPNPWDVGSARILASMGFEALATTSAGFAFSRGRKDGDVSRDAVIAHCLEIVGATPLPVSADLENGFGDSPEQVAETIALAGATGLAGGSIEDYTRQTDAPIYGFDHAVERIAAAVDAARGLEADFVLTARAENFLHGRPDLEDTIRRLQAFEKAGADVLYAPGLKDLEQIRTVCASVSKPVNVVMGLSGPSFSVAELSQAGVKRISVGSSLARLAYGELVRAAAEVRNSGTFTFGQRAPGSDEVGGHF; from the coding sequence ATGTCTTCTGATGCAGAATCATCGTCTGCTTTTAGGGCGTTACACCACCGGGATCATGCCTTCGTCATCCCAAACCCTTGGGATGTCGGATCGGCGCGCATACTGGCCTCGATGGGGTTTGAAGCTCTCGCCACGACCAGCGCGGGGTTCGCTTTTTCGCGAGGCCGCAAGGACGGCGACGTATCGCGCGATGCCGTTATTGCGCATTGCCTGGAGATTGTCGGCGCTACGCCGCTCCCGGTTTCCGCCGACCTTGAGAACGGCTTCGGCGACAGCCCGGAGCAGGTTGCCGAGACAATCGCACTCGCCGGGGCGACGGGTCTCGCTGGCGGCTCCATCGAGGATTACACGCGGCAGACCGATGCCCCGATCTACGGGTTCGATCATGCGGTCGAACGCATCGCTGCAGCCGTGGACGCTGCGCGCGGGCTCGAGGCGGACTTCGTGCTTACGGCGCGGGCCGAGAACTTCCTTCATGGCCGGCCTGATCTCGAGGACACAATCCGACGGCTGCAGGCCTTCGAGAAGGCGGGCGCGGATGTCCTTTATGCGCCGGGCTTGAAGGATCTTGAGCAGATCCGCACGGTCTGTGCATCGGTCTCGAAGCCGGTCAACGTGGTCATGGGGCTATCCGGCCCAAGCTTCAGCGTCGCCGAACTGTCGCAGGCGGGGGTAAAGCGTATCAGCGTTGGTTCCAGCCTCGCGCGGCTGGCCTATGGCGAACTTGTCCGCGCCGCGGCCGAGGTCCGCAACAGCGGGACTTTCACGTTCGGACAGCGCGCACCCGGCTCAGACGAGGTGGGTGGCCATTTCTAA
- a CDS encoding DUF6152 family protein, producing MARRFLLTIILAVAMATPTIPASAHHGWSWTTGDNIDLTGIIKSVSLGNPHGIVQVDVDGEAWTVEVGQPWRNDRAGLKDGDLAQGVELRVIGEPSADISDRRVKAERLYLNGREYVLYPRRD from the coding sequence ATGGCACGAAGGTTTCTGCTTACCATCATCCTGGCTGTTGCGATGGCTACGCCGACGATCCCGGCCTCGGCCCATCACGGCTGGAGCTGGACGACGGGCGACAACATCGACCTCACCGGCATCATCAAATCCGTCAGCCTGGGGAACCCTCACGGCATCGTGCAGGTGGATGTCGATGGCGAAGCGTGGACCGTCGAAGTCGGCCAGCCCTGGCGCAATGACAGAGCCGGCTTGAAAGACGGCGATCTCGCCCAAGGCGTCGAGCTTCGGGTGATCGGCGAGCCGTCGGCCGACATCTCGGATCGGCGCGTGAAGGCCGAAAGGCTGTATCTGAACGGCCGCGAGTATGTTCTCTACCCGCGCCGCGACTGA